The Verrucomicrobiota bacterium DNA segment CCGTTGATGAACGGTGAAGAGGCCTTCCTGATCATTCGCGAAATAGCCCCTGACGCAAAGGTGTTGCTGGCCAGCGGCTATAGCGAACAAGAAGCCTTCCGCCGCTTCCAAGGGCGCGGTCTGACCGGCTTTTTGCAAAAGCCATACCGCTTTATTGATCTGGTGCAGAAATTGCAGATCTGCATGGAAAAATAACCGCTACGCGGATGGTGGGCCTAGTAGGGTTTGGACCGGCATATTGGCTGTTTTCATGGTTGCTCATGTTTGCCTTTCTGTGCCATGTAACACCCGGCGGCATACAACATAAAACCCAATAAATAAAGCACTGTTTTGCATTTATTGGTACTATGTGCAATATTGCTTGTGCGGAATCTGTGCGGCAAATCCATCACCACGGCGGCAGCTAAAACCACCCCAGAGCCGCCATGACGCTCCCATGGCACCGGCCAAGGTAAAAAGCACCGTCAACAACTTCACTTTGGCTCAATAATACTGGCGGATGTAGTCGTAGGCTTTGTCGAACAGCTCCTGGTCGGTGTGGAGTTTGTATTTGAACAGGGTGCGACGGAGTTCCTTCTGCACTAGGCGCTCTCCCTGGGTGGTGTGCTGCCAGTCTGGGAAACGGACTTTTTTCACGATGTCGTCAATGTCGGCGACGATGCGCTCCACGATAATATGGGTATTTTTGCTTTTGGCATCTTTGAAGAGTTCGGTCAGGGCTTCCTTGGCACGGTCACGTTCTTCAACTGGATCAATTTGTTTTTCCGCTTCGAGAACATCCTTGGCGGCTTGGAGGATTTCTTTCAGGAATTGGAGACTTGTCGAAAAACCCTGCTCATGCCTTTCTCTGATTTTCTCTAACCGCTCGCCTAACTCGGTGAACTTGGGATTGCCATGGTGCTTCTTTAGGCGAGCGATCAGGGAAATCTCAATTTCCCGGCCGCGCTTGGCGGGATCGGTATCCTTCAGGATATCATCCAGGACCTGTGCGTCCATCACCAGGGTTTCCACGTCGGCCCGGACGGATTCAACATGAACGTTCTGGTTGATGAGGTCTACGGTCTTGGCACCCAAGGCGTGCCAGAGGAGTTTACCGTTGCCGCTGGGTGGCTTGACGGACTCGTACACCTGGGTGAGCCAACGGTAATCGGCCTCATACGGGCTGAGGCAGGGATCAGGCGAGAGGGCTTCCCAGATGGTGCCAAGAACGGAGTAGTGGGCGGCAAACTTGTCGCGCACCTCGTTATTGGGCAGGCATTGCTGCGCAGCCATGAGGCCCTCGTAACCGCCGATGGTGCGGTCCACATGGGGGAAAAAGGCGAGGCACTTTTGCACTTGGAGCGGCAGCGCCTTGCGCAACTCTTCAATGTTGCTCACGACCTGCTGCACGGCTTTTTCATCAAAGTTCAGGGCGCGGGCCACATCATCAAAGATGCCGATGTAATCCACAATCAGGCCATGGGTCTTCTCCTGGCCGAAAGTGCGGTTGGTCCGGCAGATGGCCTGGAGCAGGTTATGGTCCTTCATCGGCTTATCGAGGTACATCACCTGGAGAATGGGCGCGTCGAAACCGGTCAGCAGCTTGCTGGTGACAATGACGAACTGGAGCGGGTCGGCTGGGGAACGGAACCGGTCGAGCAACTTTTCCTCGGCATCCTTGTCGCGACTGTGGACTTTCCATTCCGGGGGATCGCCCTGCGCGGTGGTCATTACAATGGCGCTGGCCTCGGGGCCAATCAGTTCGTCCATGACGGCTTTGTAGAGGACACAACATTCGCGGTCAAAGGTGACAACCTGGGCTTTGAATCCGTTGGGTTCGACTTTGGATTGGAAATGCTTGACGATGTGATTGACCACGGCACGGACGCGCTCCGGGTTTTTCACCAGCACGGCCATTTTGGCGGCGCGTTTGGCCAAATCATCGCGATCCTGCTCGCTCAGTTCGCCCGTGATGGCTTTGTAGGCTTGGTCTATGGCGGCTTTATCTATCTTCAACTTTACCTCGGGGGCTTCGAAATGGAGAGGCAGGGTGGCCTTATCCCGGATGGACTCCTGAAATGAGTAGCGGCTCATGTAGCCTTTCTCATCCTCATCCGCGCCGAAGGCCCAGAAGGTGTTTTTATCGGCCCGGTTGATGGGCGTGCCGGTGAGGCCGAAGAGGAAGGCATTCGGCAAGGCTTCACGCATTCGCCGACCTAAATTACCCTCCTGAGTCCGGTGTGCTTCATCAACCATCACGATAATATTTGATCGAGCGCACCACGCACCGGTCGGCGAACTAGCACCGGTCAGCGAACCCTCACCCCCAGCCCCTCTCCCAGAGGTAGAGGGGAGAAGATGCGCGACGACGATTTCCAGCACGTTTAGCGGATTAGTCTCAAGCTCTTCGTTCTTAAACCGCAGCACGGTGTTGCCGAGACTGCGCAGATACGCGTCCCGCTTGGCATCCTTTTGCTTGCGCTTCTCGTGAACAGGGCCGTCGAACTCAACAACCAGCCTTGCCTCATGGCAGTAGAAATCTACCAGGTAATCCCCAATCTGATGCTGCCGCCGGAATTTAGCGTCGCATAGTTGTTTATTCCGCACCAATTCCCAGAAAACATCCTCTGCAAGTGTCTGCTTTTGACGCAGTTCCCTCGCTCGCTCTACTAATCCAGAGAATTCAAAACCACCACGATAGTTCACTGACTTTCCCCCCTCTCCTAAGCTGCGCACCCTCGCCCCTGGCCCCTCTCCCACTGGGAGAGGGGACGGGGGTGAGGGTGGTTGTAGTTGAGAGCCACCGAATTTATGGATGGTCGTTATCAACACCTTGCGTACGTCTTGCTTTAAGAGCGCCTGCAATTCCTCCCGGCTCTCAACTCCAACCATATTCGGCACATCGGCGGCGTTGAACGTGGCGGTGATCTGGGTGTCGAGGTCAATGCGATCCACCACAATCATGACCGTGGGGTTGCCCAGCTCGGGGTGCATCCGGAGCTTTTGGGCGGCAAAGACCATAAGGAGGGATTTGCCGCTGCCCTGGAAATGCCAGATGAGACCTTTCTTGGGATAGCCCTGCACCACACGTTCCACGATCTGGTTGGTAGTGAAATACTGCTGGTAACGGCAGATGATCTTGATGCGGCGATGTTTCTTGTCCGTGGCGAACAGGGTGAAATTTTGAAGGATATCGAGTACCACACCGGGCTGGAGCAGGCTCGCGACGGTGCAACGCACGTGGCCAATGGTTCCCTCTTCTGGCACCGCCGCTGAGCCCCTCACCCCTGGCCCCTCTCCCAGCGGGAGAGGGGGAACGGGCGGACGCCAAGGGCCCCACATTTCGATGGGCATGCGGATGGAACCGTAGCGGAAGAGTTTACCCTCGGTGGCGAAGGAAAAGACGTTGGGCACGAACATGGCTGGGACTTGCCGTTCGTAAATCTCGTTCACTTGGAACGCACCATCGAACCAGGTGACCGCACTGCGTGTGGGCGTCTTGGCTTCGCCAATGACGATGGGAATACCGTTAACCAGGAAAACGATATCGAAGCGGACTCCGCCGCTTCGACCCTCACCCCGGCCTTCGTCCACCCCTCTCCCACTGGGAGAGGGGTCGGGGGAGAGGGCGTGCCCAGCGCAAAACGTAAATTGATTAGTGACGGTGAGTCGGTTGCGGGTGGGCTGGGCGGCATCCATGAGGCGGATGGGGACATGCTCGCCACGGGGGCCAAAGGGCATGGTTTTCTCACCGCGCAGCCACGCCATGAAATTTTCATTGGCACGAACGATCCCATCCGCCTGCACGGAGAGCAGGATGGCCCGGAGATTGTAAATGACCTCGTCGGCGCGGTCGGGCTGCGCCTTAATTTCCGGGTTTAGTCGGATGAGGGCATCGCGGACCCAGGATTCGACCATCACGTCGCCGGGTTGGCGCGGGATTTCCGTGGCGGGCAGGTAATCCCAATTCAGGGGCTGCAACTGGTCCCCCAAGGACTTGCCCCAACCAGGTAACGTTTCCCGCATGGGCGTGACTGATTCGCCGCCGCTGAAAGCGACGGTGTCCAGGATCATCTGCTCGACGGTGTTGGATTCGGTGAAGCTCATGTTAATGCCTCCGTGAATGCGTTAAGTAATTTGCGAGTTGCATCATATTTTGCGGCGAGCGCATCTTTTACTGATTGGAGCTTCTTGACCTCGCGAACAATCAGCTCTTGCTCTGCGAGCTTCGGAAGTTGGAACGGAAACGCTTTGACCTGAGTAGAGTTTATGGAGGCGAGATTCGACGTTTTCTTCGCACACCCAAGAAAATATTTTTTGCCGTAGGCGCTTCCAAGCTGGAGCGCAAGAAACTCCGGCAAAAGCACAGACCTATTCGCACGCAAACTGAATACATGATTCTGGTGCAAACAACCTGAGACTTGGTTTCGCCAAATTGTGCCTCTGCCAACTTTGTCAAAG contains these protein-coding regions:
- a CDS encoding DUF559 domain-containing protein; protein product: MSFTESNTVEQMILDTVAFSGGESVTPMRETLPGWGKSLGDQLQPLNWDYLPATEIPRQPGDVMVESWVRDALIRLNPEIKAQPDRADEVIYNLRAILLSVQADGIVRANENFMAWLRGEKTMPFGPRGEHVPIRLMDAAQPTRNRLTVTNQFTFCAGHALSPDPSPSGRGVDEGRGEGRSGGVRFDIVFLVNGIPIVIGEAKTPTRSAVTWFDGAFQVNEIYERQVPAMFVPNVFSFATEGKLFRYGSIRMPIEMWGPWRPPVPPLPLGEGPGVRGSAAVPEEGTIGHVRCTVASLLQPGVVLDILQNFTLFATDKKHRRIKIICRYQQYFTTNQIVERVVQGYPKKGLIWHFQGSGKSLLMVFAAQKLRMHPELGNPTVMIVVDRIDLDTQITATFNAADVPNMVGVESREELQALLKQDVRKVLITTIHKFGGSQLQPPSPPSPLPVGEGPGARVRSLGEGGKSVNYRGGFEFSGLVERARELRQKQTLAEDVFWELVRNKQLCDAKFRRQHQIGDYLVDFYCHEARLVVEFDGPVHEKRKQKDAKRDAYLRSLGNTVLRFKNEELETNPLNVLEIVVAHLLPSTSGRGAGGEGSLTGASSPTGAWCARSNIIVMVDEAHRTQEGNLGRRMREALPNAFLFGLTGTPINRADKNTFWAFGADEDEKGYMSRYSFQESIRDKATLPLHFEAPEVKLKIDKAAIDQAYKAITGELSEQDRDDLAKRAAKMAVLVKNPERVRAVVNHIVKHFQSKVEPNGFKAQVVTFDRECCVLYKAVMDELIGPEASAIVMTTAQGDPPEWKVHSRDKDAEEKLLDRFRSPADPLQFVIVTSKLLTGFDAPILQVMYLDKPMKDHNLLQAICRTNRTFGQEKTHGLIVDYIGIFDDVARALNFDEKAVQQVVSNIEELRKALPLQVQKCLAFFPHVDRTIGGYEGLMAAQQCLPNNEVRDKFAAHYSVLGTIWEALSPDPCLSPYEADYRWLTQVYESVKPPSGNGKLLWHALGAKTVDLINQNVHVESVRADVETLVMDAQVLDDILKDTDPAKRGREIEISLIARLKKHHGNPKFTELGERLEKIRERHEQGFSTSLQFLKEILQAAKDVLEAEKQIDPVEERDRAKEALTELFKDAKSKNTHIIVERIVADIDDIVKKVRFPDWQHTTQGERLVQKELRRTLFKYKLHTDQELFDKAYDYIRQYY